The following proteins are co-located in the Trichocoleus desertorum ATA4-8-CV12 genome:
- a CDS encoding IS66 family transposase zinc-finger binding domain-containing protein translates to MSQPEPSNPMGREEIRAIYAQGEDAVIALVEGLLERISQLETRLETLENQQKQDSRNSSKPPSGDGFGKRTKSLRRMGERSSGGQVGYPGSTLEWSAQVDEVIVHPVLQCEACGASLSEVEVENWLLRQVHDLPPLRCVVREHQAEEKRCPCCRKLNQAVFPAHVNSVVQYGSGIKSLMVYLRVGQLLPSIRVCDLLRG, encoded by the coding sequence ATGAGCCAACCCGAGCCTTCAAATCCCATGGGTCGAGAGGAAATTCGGGCGATTTACGCTCAAGGTGAGGATGCGGTCATCGCCTTGGTCGAGGGGTTGCTGGAGCGCATTAGTCAGTTGGAAACCCGCTTAGAGACGTTAGAGAATCAACAAAAGCAGGATAGTCGAAATAGTAGCAAGCCGCCATCCGGTGATGGGTTTGGTAAACGCACGAAAAGCCTTCGTAGGATGGGTGAGCGTTCCAGTGGTGGACAAGTTGGATATCCTGGCAGCACCTTGGAATGGAGCGCTCAGGTGGATGAGGTGATAGTACACCCAGTTTTGCAATGTGAGGCGTGTGGAGCCTCACTGAGCGAGGTTGAGGTTGAGAATTGGTTGCTGCGTCAGGTGCATGATTTGCCGCCATTGCGATGCGTGGTGAGAGAACATCAAGCCGAAGAGAAGCGGTGTCCTTGCTGTAGAAAACTGAATCAAGCAGTGTTTCCAGCCCATGTTAACAGCGTGGTGCAGTACGGTAGCGGCATCAAAAGCTTGATGGTGTACCTGAGGGTGGGACAGTTATTGCCCTCAATACGGGTGTGCGACTTATTGCGAGGTTGA
- a CDS encoding phytoene desaturase, translating into MKIVVIGSGFGGLSAAIRLQAQGHQVTIVEKRDQPGGRASVFEQDGFTFDAGPTIITAPYLIQELFELSDRKIEDYVTLVPLDPFYNVRFEDGSVFHYNGDREFLLEQIRQFNPTDVAGYQRFYQASTQVFEKGLPLMTQPFSHFTDMLKVAPDMLQLQSFKSVAGFVNQYIQDERLRQVFSFHPLLIGGNPFQSTSIYAMIHKLEQAFGVWFAMGGTGALVQALVRLFQELGGELQLNCEVAEILIDSKTQRATGVALRSGELLSAKAIVTNADMASTYLELVPPQFRRKYRDRHLQNLRYSMSLFVLYFGTDRRYEQMAHHEILMGPRYREWMVDLFERKHLASDFSLYLHRPTATDPTLAPPGCDCWYALAPVPNLDGPTDWQEMTKPYRDTIIQYLEQHYLPNLSQHIITERVINPLYFRHELNSYKGSAFSVEPTLFQSAWFRPHNQSEDISNLYCVGAGTHPGAGLPGVMSSGKIVATMIGAA; encoded by the coding sequence ATGAAGATTGTGGTGATTGGCAGTGGGTTTGGCGGATTGTCAGCAGCTATCCGGCTCCAGGCGCAGGGGCATCAGGTGACGATCGTGGAAAAGCGAGATCAACCTGGGGGACGGGCCTCTGTGTTTGAGCAAGATGGATTCACCTTTGATGCGGGTCCTACCATCATTACGGCTCCTTACTTGATTCAGGAGCTCTTCGAGTTGAGCGATCGCAAAATCGAGGATTACGTCACCTTGGTGCCGCTTGACCCCTTCTACAATGTCCGCTTTGAAGATGGCTCGGTCTTCCACTACAACGGCGATCGCGAGTTCCTGCTGGAGCAAATTCGCCAGTTTAACCCCACGGATGTCGCAGGCTATCAGCGCTTCTACCAAGCATCCACGCAAGTGTTTGAGAAAGGGCTTCCTCTGATGACCCAACCCTTTAGCCACTTCACGGATATGCTCAAGGTCGCCCCGGATATGCTGCAATTGCAGTCCTTCAAATCCGTAGCAGGGTTTGTGAATCAGTACATCCAAGATGAGCGACTGCGCCAAGTGTTCAGCTTTCACCCGCTACTCATTGGAGGCAATCCCTTTCAAAGCACCTCCATCTACGCCATGATTCATAAGCTAGAGCAAGCCTTTGGTGTTTGGTTTGCCATGGGCGGCACGGGGGCTTTGGTCCAAGCTTTGGTGCGGCTGTTTCAAGAACTCGGTGGCGAGCTACAGCTCAACTGCGAAGTGGCCGAGATTTTGATCGATAGCAAAACCCAGCGTGCCACAGGTGTTGCCCTTAGAAGTGGGGAGTTGCTGTCCGCTAAGGCGATCGTCACGAATGCCGATATGGCCTCAACCTATCTCGAGTTGGTGCCTCCTCAGTTTCGGCGCAAGTACCGCGATCGCCACCTGCAAAACCTGCGCTATTCGATGTCGTTGTTTGTCCTCTACTTCGGGACCGATCGCCGCTATGAACAGATGGCGCATCACGAGATTCTGATGGGGCCACGCTATCGCGAATGGATGGTGGACTTGTTCGAGCGCAAGCATCTAGCTTCCGACTTCTCGCTCTATCTGCATCGTCCGACGGCCACCGACCCGACGCTGGCACCACCAGGTTGTGATTGTTGGTACGCGCTCGCACCCGTTCCTAACCTCGATGGACCTACTGATTGGCAGGAGATGACCAAACCTTACCGAGATACCATCATTCAGTACCTCGAGCAGCACTATCTCCCCAACTTATCACAGCACATCATCACTGAGCGGGTGATTAACCCACTTTATTTTCGCCACGAGTTGAATAGTTACAAGGGCAGTGCCTTTTCCGTAGAGCCCACGCTCTTTCAATCGGCTTGGTTTCGTCCCCATAACCAAAGCGAAGACATCTCGAATCTCTATTGTGTGGGAGCGGGAACACATCCAGGAGCCGGTCTCCCAGGCGTGATGAGTTCTGGGAAAATTGTGGCAACGATGATTGGTGCGGCATAA